Proteins encoded together in one Anopheles darlingi chromosome 3, idAnoDarlMG_H_01, whole genome shotgun sequence window:
- the LOC125954792 gene encoding N-alpha-acetyltransferase 35, NatC auxiliary subunit isoform X2, with the protein MVPENEATPSNSAVVEGEPVTNRSDSREQSEPPAPGFNKAEFDRLTEYQWQDVTTDFFDCVKDLELGELVHDSMFGLLEAMSAIEMMDPKMDAGMCCNREATPLTFDTAVETGVMKLANIEPKEAIGLIDAVYSCTVSWLEGHSMVQTVLTCLYLHKPHRIECKAIKAFAIAIEKIINLIRNITLRAHVFEEEDFQLSSFDYNMSADVSEAKALSMLKAAEEDLIKKAKDAEEEREKEELHALLARIRFTRLFLQSMVSLYPVKQSVAPTKNEMIDIVKTLNGALELAQTIEKTIELGTQPEEGSDAPNPMGFSMMVNQRLLPPTFPRSTKIKDRHLSIQYLSELIQRIKHGCKIVNCTNFHAALNFLMDFSKKYSPCLLSRSIPQTLYLPVHLKVFGVKPLSEVLKESARAFIAPPVLLPDSQLYNNPYAVKCVNYFFENYEPTFSSLFALCGYNRARQRDRLGEIMSNFARMQEEAEGVDAYLHSLSLKIESSRQHLACFGTWVFYHCLRAMSCYLLAGLELELYSVHEYLYIFWYLYQYLFSWIVSALTRAETFLAEQEYIADLKAAKSNQKKPKTKKRKSRGDAKEIVFNQAMQTLCGGYYKALAGFYKENRIPEPLPMFDNEQVRFEHRFAPFASLTTPPPMPYSEFRQLKMFMLQSPAQELYAAAAKHFHEARTLLETFPNPDEEWMDVVKVAKMNFVMMNLLASGHSRESKQPPEFDFSCHRYFPIIKQRK; encoded by the exons ATGGTAccagaaaatgaagcaaccCCTTCGAATTCAGC TGTGGTGGAAGGTGAACCCGTGACAAATCGCAGCGATAGCCGGGAACAGAGCGAACCACCCGCACCCGGGTTCAATAAAGCCGAATTCGATCGGCTTACCGAGTACCAGTGGCAAGACGTAACGACGGATTTTTTCGACTGCGTTAAAG ATCTGGAGCTGGGAGAGCTGGTGCATGATTCGATGTTCGGATTGCTCGAGGCTATGTCCGCTATTGAAATGATGGACCCGAAGATGGACGCCGGAATGTGTTGCAATCGTGAAGCGACGCCACTCACCTTCGACACCGCTGTTGAG ACAGGTGTGATGAAACTGGCAAACATTGAACCAAAGGAAGCAATCGGTCTCATCGACGCGGTCTACTCTTGCACCGTATCATGGCTCGAGGGACACTCGATGGTACAGACTGTCCTGACCTGCCTTTACCTGCACAAACCGCATCGAATCGAGTGCAAAGCGATCAAAGCGTTTGCTATTGCAATAGAGAAGATTATCAATCTCATACGGAACATTACGCTTAG GGCTCACGTGTTCGAGGAGGAAGACTTTCAGCTCAGCTCCTTCGATTACAACATGAGCGCCGACGTATCAGAAGCAAAGGCTCTCAGCATGTTGAAAGCGGCCGAAGAAGATCTCATCAAGAAGGCCAAAGATGCAGAGGAAGAGCGCGAAAAGGAAGAATTGCATGCTCTGTTGGCCCGCATACGATTTACCAGACTGTTCCTGCAAAGCATGGTGTCTCTCTATCCGGTCAAG CAAAGTGTAGCTCCAACCAAGAACGAAATGATAGATATCGTCAAGACGCTCAATGGTGCGCTCGAGCTGGCGCAAACGATTGAGAAAACGATCGAGCTGGGAACGCAACCAGAGGAAGGAT CTGATGCGCCCAATCCAATGGGATTTTCGATGATGGTCAACCAACGCTTGCTTCCACCGACTTTTCCGCGTAGCACCAAGATAAAGGATCGCCATCTGAGCATTCAGTACCTCAGTGAGCTGATACAGCGCATCAAGCACGGTTGCAAGATCGTAAATTGCACCAACTTCCATGCCGCGCTG AACTTCCTGATGGATTTCAGTAAAAAGTATAGTCCCTGTCTACTATCGAGAAGCATACCTCAAACGCTCTACTTGCCAGTTCACTTAAAGGTGTTTGGAGTGAAACCACTGTCGGAGGTGCTGAAGGAATCGGCCAGGGCATTCATCGCTCCGCCCGTTCTACTCCCGGACAGTCAATTGTACAACAATCCTTAC GCGGTGAAATGCGTTAATTACTTTTTCGAAAACTATGAGCCCACTTTCAGCTCGCTCTTTGCGCTTTGCGGATACAATAGGGCCCGGCAGCGCGATCGTCTAGGCGAGATCATGTCCAACTTTGCACGAATGCAAGAGGAAGCGGAAGGCGTCGATGCCTACCTTCACTCACTTTCGCTGAAGATCGAAAGCTCACGGCAGCATCTGGCCTGCTTCGGAACCTGGGTGTTCTATCACTGTTTGCGCGCAATGTCTTGCTATCTGCTGGCCGGACTCGAGCTCGAACTGTACAGCGTGCACGAGTATCTGTACATTTTCTGGTATCTGTATCAGTATCTGTTCAGCTGGATCGTTTCGGCGCTCACGCGTGCTGAGACGTTTCTGGCCGAGCAGGAGTACATTGCCGACTTGAAGGCGGCCAAATCGAACcaaaagaaaccgaaaacgaaaaagcgcAAGTCGCGCGGCGATGCGAAGGAGATCGTCTTCAACCAGGCGATGCAAACGCTCTGCGGCGGCTACTACAAGGCGCTGGCTGGGTTCTACAAGGAAAACCGCATCCCGGAACCGCTGCCCATGTTCGACAACGAGCAGGTTCGCTTCGAGCATCGGTTCGCTCCGTTTGCCTCGCTCACCACGCCTCCACCGATGCCGTACAGTGAGTTTAGGCAGCTTAAAATGTTTATGCTGCAATCTCCGGCCCAGGAGCTGTACGCGGCGGCTGCGAAACATTTTCACGAGGCCCGTACCTTGTTAGAAACGTTCCCCAATCCGGACGAAGAG tGGATGGATGTGGTAAAGGTAGCGAAAATGAATTTTGTTATGATGAACCTGTTGGCTAGTGGACACAGCCGAGAATCAAAGCAGCCTCCCGAGTTTGACTTTTCCTGCCATCGTTACTTCCCGATTATCAAGCAACGCAAGTAG
- the LOC125954792 gene encoding N-alpha-acetyltransferase 35, NatC auxiliary subunit isoform X1: MVPENEATPSNSAVVEGEPVTNRSDSREQSEPPAPGFNKAEFDRLTEYQWQDVTTDFFDCVKDLELGELVHDSMFGLLEAMSAIEMMDPKMDAGMCCNREATPLTFDTAVETGVMKLANIEPKEAIGLIDAVYSCTVSWLEGHSMVQTVLTCLYLHKPHRIECKAIKAFAIAIEKIINLIRNITLRAHVFEEEDFQLSSFDYNMSADVSEAKALSMLKAAEEDLIKKAKDAEEEREKEELHALLARIRFTRLFLQSMVSLYPVKNSSMWQGHGGAWHEITLQSVAPTKNEMIDIVKTLNGALELAQTIEKTIELGTQPEEGSDAPNPMGFSMMVNQRLLPPTFPRSTKIKDRHLSIQYLSELIQRIKHGCKIVNCTNFHAALNFLMDFSKKYSPCLLSRSIPQTLYLPVHLKVFGVKPLSEVLKESARAFIAPPVLLPDSQLYNNPYAVKCVNYFFENYEPTFSSLFALCGYNRARQRDRLGEIMSNFARMQEEAEGVDAYLHSLSLKIESSRQHLACFGTWVFYHCLRAMSCYLLAGLELELYSVHEYLYIFWYLYQYLFSWIVSALTRAETFLAEQEYIADLKAAKSNQKKPKTKKRKSRGDAKEIVFNQAMQTLCGGYYKALAGFYKENRIPEPLPMFDNEQVRFEHRFAPFASLTTPPPMPYSEFRQLKMFMLQSPAQELYAAAAKHFHEARTLLETFPNPDEEWMDVVKVAKMNFVMMNLLASGHSRESKQPPEFDFSCHRYFPIIKQRK, from the exons ATGGTAccagaaaatgaagcaaccCCTTCGAATTCAGC TGTGGTGGAAGGTGAACCCGTGACAAATCGCAGCGATAGCCGGGAACAGAGCGAACCACCCGCACCCGGGTTCAATAAAGCCGAATTCGATCGGCTTACCGAGTACCAGTGGCAAGACGTAACGACGGATTTTTTCGACTGCGTTAAAG ATCTGGAGCTGGGAGAGCTGGTGCATGATTCGATGTTCGGATTGCTCGAGGCTATGTCCGCTATTGAAATGATGGACCCGAAGATGGACGCCGGAATGTGTTGCAATCGTGAAGCGACGCCACTCACCTTCGACACCGCTGTTGAG ACAGGTGTGATGAAACTGGCAAACATTGAACCAAAGGAAGCAATCGGTCTCATCGACGCGGTCTACTCTTGCACCGTATCATGGCTCGAGGGACACTCGATGGTACAGACTGTCCTGACCTGCCTTTACCTGCACAAACCGCATCGAATCGAGTGCAAAGCGATCAAAGCGTTTGCTATTGCAATAGAGAAGATTATCAATCTCATACGGAACATTACGCTTAG GGCTCACGTGTTCGAGGAGGAAGACTTTCAGCTCAGCTCCTTCGATTACAACATGAGCGCCGACGTATCAGAAGCAAAGGCTCTCAGCATGTTGAAAGCGGCCGAAGAAGATCTCATCAAGAAGGCCAAAGATGCAGAGGAAGAGCGCGAAAAGGAAGAATTGCATGCTCTGTTGGCCCGCATACGATTTACCAGACTGTTCCTGCAAAGCATGGTGTCTCTCTATCCGGTCAAG AATTCCTCAATGTGGCAAGGACATGGTGGAGCTTGGCATGAAATTACACTG CAAAGTGTAGCTCCAACCAAGAACGAAATGATAGATATCGTCAAGACGCTCAATGGTGCGCTCGAGCTGGCGCAAACGATTGAGAAAACGATCGAGCTGGGAACGCAACCAGAGGAAGGAT CTGATGCGCCCAATCCAATGGGATTTTCGATGATGGTCAACCAACGCTTGCTTCCACCGACTTTTCCGCGTAGCACCAAGATAAAGGATCGCCATCTGAGCATTCAGTACCTCAGTGAGCTGATACAGCGCATCAAGCACGGTTGCAAGATCGTAAATTGCACCAACTTCCATGCCGCGCTG AACTTCCTGATGGATTTCAGTAAAAAGTATAGTCCCTGTCTACTATCGAGAAGCATACCTCAAACGCTCTACTTGCCAGTTCACTTAAAGGTGTTTGGAGTGAAACCACTGTCGGAGGTGCTGAAGGAATCGGCCAGGGCATTCATCGCTCCGCCCGTTCTACTCCCGGACAGTCAATTGTACAACAATCCTTAC GCGGTGAAATGCGTTAATTACTTTTTCGAAAACTATGAGCCCACTTTCAGCTCGCTCTTTGCGCTTTGCGGATACAATAGGGCCCGGCAGCGCGATCGTCTAGGCGAGATCATGTCCAACTTTGCACGAATGCAAGAGGAAGCGGAAGGCGTCGATGCCTACCTTCACTCACTTTCGCTGAAGATCGAAAGCTCACGGCAGCATCTGGCCTGCTTCGGAACCTGGGTGTTCTATCACTGTTTGCGCGCAATGTCTTGCTATCTGCTGGCCGGACTCGAGCTCGAACTGTACAGCGTGCACGAGTATCTGTACATTTTCTGGTATCTGTATCAGTATCTGTTCAGCTGGATCGTTTCGGCGCTCACGCGTGCTGAGACGTTTCTGGCCGAGCAGGAGTACATTGCCGACTTGAAGGCGGCCAAATCGAACcaaaagaaaccgaaaacgaaaaagcgcAAGTCGCGCGGCGATGCGAAGGAGATCGTCTTCAACCAGGCGATGCAAACGCTCTGCGGCGGCTACTACAAGGCGCTGGCTGGGTTCTACAAGGAAAACCGCATCCCGGAACCGCTGCCCATGTTCGACAACGAGCAGGTTCGCTTCGAGCATCGGTTCGCTCCGTTTGCCTCGCTCACCACGCCTCCACCGATGCCGTACAGTGAGTTTAGGCAGCTTAAAATGTTTATGCTGCAATCTCCGGCCCAGGAGCTGTACGCGGCGGCTGCGAAACATTTTCACGAGGCCCGTACCTTGTTAGAAACGTTCCCCAATCCGGACGAAGAG tGGATGGATGTGGTAAAGGTAGCGAAAATGAATTTTGTTATGATGAACCTGTTGGCTAGTGGACACAGCCGAGAATCAAAGCAGCCTCCCGAGTTTGACTTTTCCTGCCATCGTTACTTCCCGATTATCAAGCAACGCAAGTAG